In Rubrobacter naiadicus, a single genomic region encodes these proteins:
- the odhB gene encoding 2-oxoglutarate dehydrogenase complex dihydrolipoyllysine-residue succinyltransferase: MPADIHVPELGESVTDATVGRWLKKEGEAVKAGEPLVELETDKINFEVEAEQDGVLQKIAKGEGETVNVGEVIGTIAEGDGAQPAAEEKTAEAQEREEPEAAPAETEEATNGHREAEEGARRASPAVRKLAREYGVDLSEIEGSGSGGRITREDVERVIREQARPAPEEAPRADGRAEPAPAPRPAPAAAEGRPEERVRLSRRRLTIAQRLVQSQHEAAMLTTFNEVDMTAVMELRRRRRESFQERTGARLGFMSFFTKASVAALKAFPQVNAELDGNELVLKKYYDIGVAVSTDEGLVVPVVRDADRKNFAEIEQEIAELATKAREGRLTLEDLRGGTFTITNGGIFGSLMSTPILTTPQVAILGMHKIQERPVVVDGEVVVRPMMYLALSYDHRVIDGAEAVSFLVRIKELIEDPEALLLEG; this comes from the coding sequence TTGCCCGCTGATATACACGTGCCCGAGCTCGGAGAATCGGTCACCGACGCCACCGTCGGCCGCTGGCTGAAGAAGGAGGGCGAGGCGGTGAAGGCCGGGGAACCCCTGGTGGAGCTCGAGACCGACAAGATCAACTTCGAGGTCGAGGCGGAGCAGGACGGGGTCCTGCAGAAGATCGCCAAGGGCGAGGGCGAGACGGTGAACGTCGGCGAGGTTATCGGGACGATCGCCGAGGGCGACGGGGCTCAGCCCGCGGCCGAGGAAAAGACCGCCGAAGCTCAGGAACGGGAGGAGCCGGAGGCCGCGCCGGCCGAAACAGAGGAGGCGACCAACGGCCACCGGGAGGCCGAGGAGGGGGCCCGGCGGGCCTCTCCGGCGGTGAGGAAGCTCGCCCGGGAGTACGGGGTCGACCTCTCGGAGATCGAGGGCTCGGGCTCCGGCGGGCGCATCACCCGGGAGGACGTGGAGCGGGTGATCCGGGAGCAGGCGCGTCCCGCTCCGGAGGAGGCGCCGCGGGCCGATGGACGCGCCGAGCCCGCCCCCGCGCCGCGTCCGGCCCCTGCCGCCGCGGAGGGACGCCCCGAGGAGCGGGTGCGTCTCTCGCGCAGGAGGCTCACGATCGCCCAGCGGCTCGTGCAGTCGCAGCACGAGGCCGCGATGCTCACCACGTTCAACGAGGTGGACATGACGGCGGTGATGGAGCTCAGGCGCAGGAGGCGGGAGTCGTTCCAGGAGCGCACCGGGGCGCGGCTCGGGTTCATGAGCTTCTTCACCAAGGCTTCGGTCGCGGCGCTCAAGGCGTTCCCGCAGGTCAACGCCGAGCTCGACGGCAACGAGCTCGTCCTCAAGAAGTACTACGACATCGGGGTCGCCGTCTCGACCGACGAGGGCCTCGTGGTGCCGGTCGTGCGCGATGCCGACCGCAAGAACTTCGCCGAGATAGAGCAGGAGATCGCGGAGCTCGCGACGAAGGCGCGGGAGGGAAGGCTCACGCTCGAGGATCTGCGCGGCGGGACGTTCACGATCACCAACGGCGGCATCTTCGGCTCGCTGATGTCCACCCCGATCCTCACCACCCCGCAGGTGGCGATCCTGGGGATGCACAAGATCCAGGAGCGCCCGGTCGTCGTCGACGGGGAGGTCGTGGTGCGCCCGATGATGTACCTGGCGCTCTCCTACGACCACCGGGTGATCGACGGGGCGGAGGCGGTGAGCTTCCTGGTCAGGATCAAGGAGCTCATCGAGGATCCGGAGGCGCTGCTGCTGGAAGGGTAG
- a CDS encoding phytoene desaturase family protein: MGAGASRDAVIVGAGPNGLAAAVELARRGLSVAVFEAAGVPGGGCRSREVTLPGFVHDLGSAIHPLGYSSPFFRTLPLGEHGLEWVHPPVPLAHPLEGGEAVLLWRSVDETARNLGEDASAYREIMSPITGDWEKIAGAVLGPPRIPRHPLALGAFGMYAMRSARALAEGLFRGERARALFAGCAAHSFLPLEQRPSAAFGLVLAALGHAAGWPFPKGGAQRITDALVSCLRSLGGEVHVGSPVSSVAELPAAKVVLLDLTPRQVLGVAGERLPARYRARLARYRYGPGVFKVDYALEGPVPWEARECALAATVHVGGTLEEIAGAEGAVARGEHPERPFVLVAQPSLFDPSRAPEGHHTLWAYCHVPNGSTFDMTERMEAQLERFAPGFRERILARSTMNAAELERWDANLVGGDINGGLMDLGQLFTRPVASPVPYATPAEGLYICSSSTPPGGGVHGMCGYFAARAALRDLRRGRL; this comes from the coding sequence ATGGGCGCCGGAGCATCCCGCGACGCGGTTATCGTGGGGGCGGGGCCGAACGGGCTCGCGGCGGCCGTCGAGCTGGCGCGGCGGGGGCTCTCGGTCGCGGTCTTCGAGGCTGCGGGGGTTCCTGGAGGGGGCTGCCGCTCGCGGGAGGTGACGCTCCCGGGCTTCGTGCACGATCTCGGGTCCGCGATACACCCGCTCGGGTACTCCTCCCCTTTCTTCCGGACGCTGCCGCTCGGGGAGCACGGTCTCGAGTGGGTCCACCCTCCGGTCCCCCTCGCCCACCCGCTCGAGGGCGGGGAGGCCGTGCTGCTCTGGCGCTCGGTGGATGAGACCGCCCGCAACCTCGGGGAGGACGCCTCAGCCTACCGCGAGATCATGAGCCCCATCACGGGCGACTGGGAGAAGATAGCGGGCGCCGTCCTCGGTCCGCCGCGAATACCCCGGCACCCGCTCGCGCTCGGCGCCTTCGGGATGTACGCCATGAGGTCCGCGCGCGCTCTCGCGGAGGGTCTCTTCCGCGGAGAGAGGGCCCGGGCCCTCTTCGCCGGTTGCGCCGCCCACTCGTTCCTCCCGCTGGAGCAGAGGCCTTCGGCCGCCTTCGGGCTCGTGCTCGCGGCGCTCGGGCACGCGGCGGGCTGGCCGTTCCCGAAGGGTGGGGCGCAGAGGATCACCGACGCCCTCGTCTCCTGCCTGCGTTCCCTGGGCGGGGAGGTCCACGTCGGAAGCCCCGTGAGCTCCGTGGCGGAGCTTCCGGCGGCGAAGGTCGTCCTGCTGGATCTGACCCCGAGGCAGGTGCTCGGGGTGGCCGGTGAGCGCCTGCCCGCCCGCTACCGCGCGCGCCTCGCCCGCTACCGTTACGGGCCGGGCGTCTTCAAGGTCGACTACGCGCTGGAGGGGCCGGTGCCGTGGGAGGCGCGGGAGTGCGCCCTCGCGGCGACCGTACACGTCGGGGGGACGCTGGAGGAGATAGCCGGGGCCGAGGGCGCGGTGGCGCGGGGGGAGCACCCGGAGAGGCCGTTCGTCCTCGTCGCCCAGCCGAGCCTCTTCGACCCCTCGCGGGCGCCGGAGGGGCACCACACCCTCTGGGCATACTGCCACGTCCCCAACGGCTCGACCTTCGACATGACGGAGAGGATGGAGGCGCAGCTGGAACGCTTCGCCCCCGGCTTCAGGGAACGCATCCTCGCCCGCTCGACGATGAACGCCGCGGAGCTCGAACGCTGGGATGCCAACCTGGTCGGCGGGGACATAAACGGGGGTCTGATGGACCTGGGGCAGCTCTTCACCCGCCCCGTGGCGAGCCCCGTGCCGTATGCCACGCCGGCCGAGGGACTCTACATCTGCTCCTCCTCGACCCCGCCGGGGGGCGGGGTGCACGGTATGTGCGGCTACTTCGCCGCCCGCGCCGCGCTGCGAGACCTGCGGCGGGGTAGACTGTAG
- a CDS encoding acyl-CoA synthetase, translating to MANIGDYAKTRAGFAWETPERFNFGRDVVDRWAEDEGRPAMLWLGTSGGERHLTFADFARLSNRFANAARELGVKRGDRVMVVLGKVPEWHAVLVGLLKLGAVAIPCSPMLRAGDLAYRASHSEAVMIVSDDDGAAEVERMRQDAPSIRNLVLLGEGREGWESFAEITGAASEEFSAEDTAAGDPAFLLYTSGTTRHPKGVLHTHGYTHAKRMQSRYWLDLQEDDRLWCTSGTGWAKSIWNVILGPWSWGTEIFFHEGPFDPKERIELLQRHDITVLCQAPTEYRLLAKTKELEEADLSKIRHAVSAGEPLNPAVIERWRALHGITIYDGYGQTENTLIVGNFPGVEVRPGSMGLPSPGCDVRVIDEDGNECAPGEPGDIALRRGMPALFKEYYRQPEETAASYRGDYYITGDRAYRDEDGYFWFVGRADDVIISAGYTIGPFEVESTLIEHPAVVESGVVASPDEDRGSVVKAFVVLGEGYEPSEELARDIQEFCKRQSAPYKYPRRIEFVDELPKTASGKIRRVVLRQREYAGA from the coding sequence GTGGCCAACATCGGTGATTACGCGAAAACCCGTGCAGGCTTCGCGTGGGAGACCCCCGAGCGCTTCAACTTCGGGCGCGACGTGGTCGACCGCTGGGCCGAGGACGAAGGACGCCCGGCTATGCTCTGGCTGGGCACGAGCGGCGGGGAGCGCCATCTCACCTTCGCAGACTTCGCCCGTCTCTCGAACCGCTTCGCGAACGCCGCCCGCGAGCTCGGCGTGAAGAGGGGCGACCGGGTGATGGTCGTGCTCGGCAAGGTCCCGGAGTGGCACGCGGTGCTCGTCGGGCTGCTGAAGCTCGGGGCGGTGGCCATCCCCTGCTCCCCGATGCTCCGGGCGGGGGATCTCGCCTACCGCGCCTCCCATTCGGAGGCGGTGATGATCGTCTCGGACGACGACGGCGCCGCGGAGGTGGAGAGGATGCGCCAGGATGCGCCCTCGATCCGGAACCTCGTGCTCCTCGGGGAAGGCCGCGAGGGCTGGGAGAGCTTCGCGGAGATCACCGGGGCCGCCTCCGAGGAGTTCTCCGCCGAGGACACCGCCGCGGGCGATCCGGCGTTCCTGCTCTACACCTCGGGCACCACCAGGCATCCCAAGGGCGTGCTGCACACCCACGGCTACACCCACGCCAAGCGGATGCAGTCCCGCTACTGGCTCGACCTGCAGGAGGACGACCGCCTGTGGTGCACCTCCGGGACCGGCTGGGCCAAGAGCATCTGGAACGTCATCCTCGGCCCCTGGAGCTGGGGCACCGAGATCTTCTTCCACGAAGGTCCCTTCGACCCGAAGGAGCGGATCGAACTGCTGCAGCGCCACGACATCACCGTCCTCTGCCAGGCCCCGACCGAGTACCGGCTTCTGGCGAAGACGAAGGAGCTGGAGGAGGCCGACCTCTCGAAGATCCGACACGCGGTCTCGGCGGGGGAGCCGCTGAACCCGGCCGTCATAGAGCGCTGGCGCGCGCTGCACGGGATCACGATCTACGACGGCTACGGGCAGACGGAGAACACGCTCATCGTCGGCAACTTCCCCGGCGTGGAGGTGAGACCCGGCTCGATGGGTTTGCCCTCCCCCGGCTGCGACGTGAGGGTCATAGACGAGGACGGGAACGAGTGCGCGCCAGGGGAGCCGGGGGACATCGCTTTGCGCCGGGGGATGCCCGCGCTCTTCAAAGAGTACTACCGCCAGCCGGAGGAGACGGCCGCCTCCTACAGGGGTGACTACTACATAACCGGCGACCGGGCCTACCGCGACGAGGACGGGTACTTCTGGTTCGTCGGCAGGGCGGACGACGTGATCATCTCGGCCGGCTACACGATCGGGCCGTTCGAGGTGGAGAGCACCCTGATCGAACACCCGGCGGTGGTGGAGAGCGGGGTCGTCGCCTCCCCCGACGAAGATCGCGGGAGCGTGGTGAAGGCTTTCGTCGTGCTCGGGGAGGGGTACGAGCCCTCCGAGGAGCTCGCCCGCGACATCCAGGAGTTCTGCAAGCGCCAGAGCGCCCCGTACAAGTACCCGCGCAGGATAGAGTTCGTCGACGAGCTGCCCAAGACCGCGAGCGGCAAGATCCGCCGCGTCGTGCTCCGCCAGCGGGAGTACGCCGGGGCCTGA
- a CDS encoding CoA transferase, whose amino-acid sequence MEETLRGTTLLTLATNVPGPVAAARLRDLGARVIKVEPPGGDPLGLFCSSWYEELVRREEVLQLDLKRREDRESLEGLLAGADLLLTSSRPAALRRLGLGWEALHARHPRLSHVAITGHPPPEEDRPGHDLTYQAALGLLDPPHLPRTLLADLAGAERAVSAALALLLERERGGEGAFSTVPLQEAAASCAAPLRYGLTAPGGLLGGAFAGYGLYRAQDGWVALAALEPHFQSRLAGELGLEELSHEALQEIFSRRSAREWERWAEERDLPLSRVRDAPGLIGTVSRRAASGPEPSGDRTR is encoded by the coding sequence ATGGAGGAGACGCTGAGGGGCACCACCCTCCTCACCCTGGCCACGAACGTGCCGGGGCCTGTCGCCGCGGCCCGTCTGCGCGACCTGGGCGCGCGCGTCATCAAGGTCGAGCCCCCGGGAGGCGACCCACTGGGGCTCTTCTGCTCGTCCTGGTACGAAGAGCTCGTCCGGAGAGAGGAAGTACTCCAGCTGGACCTGAAGCGGCGGGAGGACAGAGAGAGCCTCGAAGGGCTGCTCGCCGGGGCGGATCTCCTCCTCACCTCGAGCCGGCCCGCTGCGCTGCGGCGCCTCGGGCTCGGGTGGGAGGCTCTGCACGCCCGACACCCGCGCCTCTCGCACGTCGCGATAACCGGCCACCCGCCCCCGGAGGAGGACCGCCCCGGCCACGACCTCACCTACCAGGCCGCCCTCGGGCTCCTCGATCCGCCGCACCTCCCGCGCACCCTGCTCGCCGACCTCGCCGGCGCCGAGAGGGCGGTGAGCGCGGCTCTCGCGCTGCTTCTCGAACGAGAGCGCGGCGGAGAAGGCGCGTTCTCCACCGTCCCGCTGCAGGAGGCGGCCGCCTCCTGCGCCGCACCGCTGCGCTACGGCCTGACCGCCCCCGGCGGGCTCCTCGGGGGAGCCTTCGCAGGGTACGGGCTCTACCGTGCGCAGGATGGGTGGGTCGCCCTCGCCGCACTCGAGCCCCATTTCCAGAGCCGCCTCGCAGGAGAACTCGGCCTCGAGGAACTGAGCCACGAAGCCCTGCAGGAAATCTTCTCCCGCAGAAGCGCCCGGGAGTGGGAGCGGTGGGCCGAGGAGCGCGACCTGCCGCTCTCCAGGGTGAGGGATGCTCCCGGCCTCATCGGCACAGTATCGCGGAGAGCTGCATCAGGGCCGGAGCCATCCGGGGACCGTACCAGGTGA
- a CDS encoding helical backbone metal receptor: protein MSLVPSLTEALFAFGAGGRVVGRTRYCTQPPREVGRVEKVGGTKRVDLDRLLSLEPDLVVAVREENRREDVEAIVEAGVEVFLGEPATAAGALAMLRELARRVEAPRADVFLERTERVIQKLESSRPERPRRVFAPIWKNPYMSVGGDTYAGDVIRVCGGENVFAGRGRYPRVTPEEIEETSPEVILLPDEPYPFSAADLPEFYALDVPAARSGRVYPIDGKLLTWYGPRMAPALMQLSAILCR, encoded by the coding sequence GTGAGCCTGGTCCCATCGCTGACCGAGGCGCTCTTCGCCTTCGGCGCCGGCGGGCGGGTCGTCGGGCGCACCCGCTACTGCACCCAGCCGCCGCGCGAGGTCGGCCGGGTGGAGAAGGTCGGAGGGACCAAAAGGGTGGACCTCGACCGCCTCCTCTCGCTCGAGCCGGACCTCGTCGTCGCGGTGAGGGAGGAGAACCGCCGGGAGGACGTCGAGGCGATCGTGGAGGCCGGCGTCGAGGTCTTCCTGGGCGAACCCGCGACCGCCGCGGGGGCGCTCGCGATGCTGCGGGAGCTCGCGCGGCGGGTGGAGGCCCCGCGCGCGGACGTCTTCCTGGAGCGTACTGAGCGCGTAATCCAGAAGCTCGAATCCTCGCGCCCGGAGCGCCCCAGGCGGGTCTTCGCCCCGATCTGGAAGAACCCGTACATGAGCGTGGGGGGCGACACCTACGCGGGGGATGTGATCCGGGTGTGCGGCGGCGAGAACGTCTTCGCCGGGCGTGGGCGCTACCCGCGGGTGACGCCGGAGGAGATAGAGGAGACCTCACCCGAGGTGATACTGCTCCCCGACGAGCCCTATCCCTTCTCCGCCGCGGACCTGCCGGAGTTCTACGCGCTGGACGTCCCCGCCGCCCGCTCGGGGCGCGTCTACCCGATCGACGGCAAGCTCCTCACCTGGTACGGTCCCCGGATGGCTCCGGCCCTGATGCAGCTCTCCGCGATACTGTGCCGATGA
- a CDS encoding OsmC family protein has translation MDLRSVQRPLKKRYREEPGSSKVTLSARASRQETPVSCSVDIGRAVYAAEAHAGVGGSGQAACSGDLLLGALAACAQLTCQMVAENMGLDARRIEVGVEGDLDLAGTMGISEEVPVGFERIRVGFEIDAPGATEEELAALREKTERYCVVMQTLLDPPRIETRWG, from the coding sequence ATGGACCTGAGGTCGGTGCAGAGGCCGTTGAAGAAGCGCTACCGCGAGGAGCCGGGCTCCTCGAAGGTGACGCTCTCGGCCAGGGCGAGCCGGCAGGAGACGCCGGTCTCCTGCTCGGTGGACATAGGCCGGGCGGTCTACGCGGCGGAGGCTCACGCCGGGGTGGGCGGGAGCGGGCAGGCCGCCTGCTCGGGTGATCTTTTGCTCGGGGCGCTCGCGGCCTGCGCGCAGCTCACCTGCCAGATGGTCGCGGAGAACATGGGTCTCGACGCCAGGCGCATAGAGGTCGGGGTGGAGGGTGACCTCGACCTCGCCGGGACGATGGGGATCTCGGAGGAGGTGCCGGTGGGCTTCGAGCGCATCCGGGTCGGCTTCGAGATCGACGCGCCGGGGGCGACCGAGGAGGAGCTCGCCGCCCTCCGGGAGAAGACCGAGCGCTACTGCGTGGTGATGCAGACGCTCCTCGATCCGCCCCGTATAGAGACCCGATGGGGGTAG
- the meaB gene encoding methylmalonyl Co-A mutase-associated GTPase MeaB → MGVGVAGTKTLAGRLLAGDRRALARVISKIERGDPEVPGIFSEIFPYTGGAVTVGFTGPPGVGKSSLLARLIKLYRAEGKKVGVVSVDPSSPFSHGAILGDRIRLSDHFLDPGVFIRSMGSRGHLGGLAAGSRLAGMAMEAYGCDVVLYETVGVGQGEVEVASAAETVVLAIQPGAGDAVQALKAGVMEIADVFCVNKADHPQATLAKRELRQMLEIGHELDPEAPIPPIVMTRGDTGEGIEELKSEIEGHRRRLEDSGELEKRRRASLREFVVSWATGRLEREVKERLAREDAKIMEEVYARRLDPISASERIFREV, encoded by the coding sequence ATGGGGGTAGGGGTGGCCGGGACGAAGACCCTGGCCGGGAGGTTGCTCGCCGGGGACAGGCGGGCGCTGGCGCGGGTGATCTCGAAGATAGAGCGCGGGGACCCGGAGGTGCCGGGGATCTTCTCCGAGATCTTCCCGTATACCGGGGGAGCGGTGACGGTGGGGTTCACCGGGCCCCCGGGCGTGGGCAAGAGCAGCCTGCTCGCCCGCCTGATAAAGCTCTACCGCGCCGAGGGGAAGAAGGTCGGGGTGGTCTCCGTCGACCCCTCGAGCCCCTTCTCGCACGGGGCGATCCTGGGCGACCGCATCCGGCTCTCGGACCACTTCCTCGACCCCGGGGTGTTCATCCGCTCGATGGGGAGCCGGGGGCATCTGGGCGGGCTCGCCGCCGGTTCGAGGCTCGCCGGGATGGCGATGGAGGCCTACGGCTGCGACGTGGTCCTCTACGAGACGGTGGGCGTCGGCCAGGGAGAGGTCGAGGTCGCCTCGGCCGCGGAGACGGTGGTCCTCGCGATCCAGCCGGGCGCCGGGGACGCGGTGCAGGCGCTCAAGGCCGGCGTCATGGAGATAGCGGACGTCTTCTGCGTGAACAAGGCAGACCACCCGCAGGCCACCCTCGCCAAGCGCGAGCTGCGCCAGATGCTCGAGATCGGGCACGAGCTCGACCCGGAGGCCCCGATCCCGCCGATCGTCATGACCCGCGGGGACACCGGCGAGGGGATCGAGGAGCTCAAATCCGAGATAGAGGGGCACCGGAGGCGCCTCGAGGATAGCGGGGAGCTGGAGAAGCGGAGGCGTGCCTCGCTGCGGGAGTTCGTCGTCTCCTGGGCTACCGGACGACTGGAGAGGGAGGTCAAAGAACGGCTCGCCCGCGAGGACGCAAAGATAATGGAGGAGGTCTACGCCCGCAGGCTCGATCCGATCTCGGCTTCCGAGCGGATCTTCCGGGAGGTCTAG
- a CDS encoding 2-oxoglutarate dehydrogenase E1 component, with the protein MSEISEREFYGPNLGYVLELYERFREDPDSVDEETRRLFEHWRPREVSLDGRGGVAAAPADVEKIVGATKFIRHIRDFGHMAAHLDPLGSEPPGDPTLDPSFYRISEEDLAELPSSIVDGPVAGRTSTAKEAADELRRLYCSTTGYDFGHVHDPEERFWLREAVESERFGGKLDAGEAKRLLKRLTRVDTFEKFLHRTFLGQKRFSVEGNDMVVPMLDRLLELAADSGIPGAVLGMAHRGRLNVLAHVLGKPYEKIFAEFQQPEKGEQPSVAESPGEGWVGDVKYHLGIRGYHLEEGEEDTRVEVTLAPNPSHLEHVNPVVEGMARAAQEDRGNPGAPEQDVDAALPILLHGDAAFPGEGVAAETLNLSRLRGYATGGTIHIITNNQLGFTTEKEDAYSTTYASDLAKGFEIPVVHVNADDPEACLAAVSMAYAYRQRFHKDFLIDLVGYRRYGHNEGDEPSYTQPLMYEKIRNHPSVREIWAKELEERGIIEEGEAERLVEEVYAKMQEIHRSPAAKKVEEEGMGDAPRTPLVEIPETAVPAERLEALNEAMLERPEGFNPNPKLERLFRRNRGSLEKIDWAHAEALAFASLVEEGVPIRLTGEDTERGTFSQRHAVLHDVETGERYVPLQNIPQAKASFAVYNSPLSEVATMGFEYGYSVYARDALVLWEAQYGDFANVGQAMIDQFVVSGQAKWGQSSGLVMLLPHGYEGQGPEHSSARLERYLQLAAQENIRVANCTTAAQYFHILRAQAMLTDNRRPLILMTPKSLLRHPMAASTLEELASGRFQPVLDDAEARERSDSIERLILCSGKFYTELVGSEYRDEAEDTAVARVELLYPFPEEQLREVIGGYPNLREVLWVQEEPKNMGAWSFMEPRLRELVSGELPIIYVGKPARPSPAQGSANFHRREHAEIVSRAFRGEDGGRKAEAAVRGVQARTTQGA; encoded by the coding sequence TTGTCTGAGATATCCGAGAGAGAGTTCTACGGGCCGAACCTGGGATACGTGCTCGAGCTCTACGAGCGGTTCAGGGAAGATCCCGACTCCGTCGACGAGGAGACCCGCAGGCTGTTCGAGCACTGGAGGCCGCGCGAGGTCTCGCTCGATGGACGAGGCGGAGTCGCCGCGGCTCCGGCGGACGTCGAGAAGATCGTCGGGGCGACCAAGTTCATCCGGCACATAAGGGACTTCGGGCACATGGCCGCGCACCTGGACCCGCTCGGGAGCGAGCCGCCCGGCGATCCCACGCTCGACCCGTCCTTCTACAGGATAAGCGAGGAGGATCTCGCGGAGCTGCCCTCCTCGATCGTCGACGGGCCGGTCGCCGGGAGGACCTCGACGGCGAAGGAGGCCGCGGACGAGCTGCGCCGGCTCTACTGCTCGACCACCGGGTACGATTTCGGGCACGTCCACGATCCCGAGGAGCGCTTCTGGTTGCGCGAGGCGGTCGAGAGCGAGCGCTTCGGCGGGAAGCTGGATGCCGGGGAGGCGAAGCGGCTCCTGAAGCGCCTGACGCGGGTGGACACCTTCGAGAAGTTTCTGCACCGGACGTTCCTCGGGCAGAAGCGCTTCTCGGTCGAAGGCAACGACATGGTCGTGCCGATGCTCGACCGGCTGCTCGAGCTCGCGGCCGACTCCGGCATACCGGGGGCGGTCCTCGGGATGGCCCACCGCGGCAGGCTCAACGTGCTCGCCCACGTCCTTGGCAAGCCTTACGAGAAGATCTTCGCCGAGTTCCAGCAGCCGGAGAAGGGTGAGCAGCCCTCCGTGGCCGAGAGCCCGGGAGAGGGCTGGGTCGGGGACGTGAAGTACCACCTCGGCATCCGGGGCTACCACCTCGAAGAGGGCGAGGAGGACACCCGGGTCGAGGTCACGCTCGCCCCCAACCCGAGCCACCTCGAGCACGTCAACCCGGTCGTCGAGGGGATGGCCCGCGCGGCGCAGGAGGATCGCGGGAACCCCGGAGCCCCGGAGCAGGACGTGGACGCCGCGCTGCCGATCCTGCTGCACGGCGACGCGGCGTTCCCCGGCGAGGGGGTGGCCGCCGAGACGCTGAACCTCTCGCGCCTGAGGGGGTATGCGACGGGCGGCACGATCCACATCATCACCAACAACCAGCTCGGCTTCACCACCGAGAAGGAGGACGCCTACTCGACGACCTACGCCAGCGATCTGGCCAAGGGTTTCGAGATCCCGGTCGTCCACGTCAACGCCGACGACCCGGAGGCGTGCCTGGCGGCGGTGAGCATGGCGTATGCCTACCGGCAGAGGTTCCACAAGGACTTCCTGATCGACCTGGTGGGCTACCGGCGCTACGGGCACAACGAGGGGGACGAGCCCTCCTACACCCAGCCGCTGATGTACGAGAAGATAAGGAACCACCCCTCGGTGCGCGAGATCTGGGCGAAGGAGCTCGAAGAGCGGGGCATCATCGAGGAGGGCGAGGCCGAGCGGCTGGTCGAGGAAGTCTACGCGAAGATGCAGGAGATACACAGGAGCCCTGCTGCGAAGAAGGTCGAGGAAGAGGGGATGGGGGATGCTCCGCGCACGCCGCTGGTGGAGATCCCCGAGACCGCCGTCCCGGCCGAGAGGCTCGAGGCCCTCAACGAGGCGATGCTCGAGAGGCCGGAGGGGTTCAACCCAAACCCCAAGCTCGAGCGGCTCTTCCGGCGCAACCGGGGCAGCCTGGAGAAGATAGACTGGGCCCACGCCGAGGCGCTGGCCTTCGCCTCGCTCGTAGAGGAGGGCGTGCCGATCCGGCTGACGGGCGAAGATACCGAGAGGGGCACCTTCTCGCAGCGCCACGCGGTGCTCCACGACGTGGAGACCGGCGAGCGCTACGTGCCGCTGCAGAACATCCCGCAGGCGAAGGCCTCCTTCGCGGTGTACAACAGCCCGCTCTCGGAGGTCGCGACGATGGGATTCGAGTACGGATATTCGGTCTACGCCCGGGACGCGCTCGTGCTCTGGGAGGCGCAGTACGGGGACTTCGCCAACGTCGGGCAGGCGATGATAGACCAGTTCGTCGTCAGCGGGCAGGCCAAGTGGGGGCAGTCATCCGGGCTGGTGATGCTGCTGCCGCACGGGTACGAGGGGCAGGGGCCCGAGCACTCCTCGGCCCGGCTCGAGCGATACCTGCAGCTCGCCGCGCAGGAGAACATCCGGGTCGCCAACTGCACCACAGCCGCGCAGTACTTCCACATCCTGCGGGCGCAGGCGATGCTCACCGACAACCGCAGGCCGCTCATCCTCATGACGCCGAAGAGCCTCCTGCGCCACCCGATGGCCGCCTCGACGCTGGAGGAGCTCGCGAGCGGCAGGTTCCAGCCGGTGCTGGACGACGCGGAGGCGCGGGAGAGGTCGGACTCGATCGAGCGCCTCATCCTCTGCTCGGGCAAGTTCTACACGGAGCTCGTCGGGAGCGAGTACAGGGACGAGGCCGAGGACACGGCGGTCGCGCGGGTGGAGCTGCTCTACCCGTTCCCGGAGGAGCAGCTGCGGGAGGTGATCGGCGGGTACCCGAACCTGCGCGAGGTACTCTGGGTGCAGGAGGAGCCGAAGAACATGGGTGCCTGGAGCTTCATGGAGCCCAGGCTGCGCGAGCTGGTCTCTGGGGAGCTCCCGATAATCTACGTCGGCAAGCCGGCCCGCCCGAGTCCGGCGCAGGGCTCGGCGAACTTCCACCGCCGGGAGCACGCCGAGATCGTGAGCCGGGCTTTCCGGGGCGAGGACGGTGGAAGGAAGGCCGAGGCAGCGGTCAGGGGCGTCCAGGCCCGCACCACCCAGGGGGCCTGA
- a CDS encoding DUF421 domain-containing protein: protein MSTPAAALMVTGSLSGHLSQMLGDPATILFTAIRVIIVYLFLLLLLYLAGRRTLGQMTPFDLVVLLLVSNVVQNAMIGPDTSLTGGLLGAATLIGLNHLVACNAWLRRHLERQPVMLVYRGRVLEDHLRREDVSLADLEEAIREHGIGSTSDVETAVLEMDGTISIIGKHQTTPKRVRRVKSSRNR from the coding sequence ATGAGCACCCCCGCAGCCGCACTGATGGTGACCGGATCCCTCTCCGGCCACCTCTCGCAGATGCTCGGCGATCCGGCGACGATCCTCTTCACAGCCATCCGGGTTATCATCGTCTACCTGTTCCTGCTCCTGCTCCTCTACCTGGCCGGCAGGCGCACCCTGGGCCAGATGACGCCCTTCGACCTGGTCGTACTGCTCCTCGTCTCCAACGTAGTGCAGAACGCCATGATAGGACCGGACACCAGCCTGACGGGCGGCCTCCTCGGCGCGGCCACGCTCATCGGCCTCAACCACCTCGTGGCCTGCAACGCCTGGCTGAGGAGGCACCTGGAGCGCCAGCCGGTCATGCTCGTCTACCGGGGTCGGGTGCTCGAAGATCACCTGCGGCGGGAGGACGTGAGCCTAGCGGACCTGGAGGAGGCGATCCGGGAACACGGGATCGGCTCCACCTCCGACGTCGAGACCGCCGTGCTGGAGATGGACGGGACGATCTCGATCATCGGCAAGCATCAGACAACCCCGAAGAGGGTCCGCCGGGTCAAATCCAGCCGCAACCGCTGA